In Myotis daubentonii chromosome 6, mMyoDau2.1, whole genome shotgun sequence, a genomic segment contains:
- the ZBTB24 gene encoding zinc finger and BTB domain-containing protein 24 isoform X14 — translation MAEAAAEPPGQLVVHSDTHSDAVLASLEDQRKKGFLCDITLIVENVHFRAHKALLAASSEYFSMMFAEEGEIGQSIYMLEGMVADTFGILLEFIYTGYLQASEKSTEQILATAQFLKVYDLVKAYTDFQNNHSSPKPATLNTAGAPVVVISNKKNDPPKRKRGRPRKVNSLQDGKSELAAEEEIQLRVNNSVQNRQNSVVKEGDNGVLDEQTVAKEMEESEPACEPGRGEGTPAEKDENCDPKTQDGQDHQTRYSKRRIQRSIKLRDYKLVGDEEDQGSAKRVCGRRKRPIGPEARCKDCGKVFKYNHFLAIHQRSHTGERPFKCNECGKGFTQKHSLQVHSRIHTGERPYTCTVCSKALTTKHSLLEHMSLHSGQKSFTCDQCGKYFSQKRQLKSHYRVHTGHSLPECNHCHRKFMDVSQLKKHLRTHTGERSHTPVAYVANPSLTPAPRGDTAFCTRAKSLSPALSVTYSLLV, via the exons atggcagaagcagcagcagagcCCCCCGGGCAGCTTGTTGTGCACTCAGACACTCACAGTGACGCTGTCCTGGCCAGCTTGGAGGACCAGAGGAAGAAGGGCTTTCTCTGTGACATCACTTTAATCGTGGAGAACGTGCATTTCCGGGCCCACAAAGCCTTACTGGCGGCCAGTAGTGAATACTTCTCCATGATGTTTGCTGAAGAGGGGGAGATCGGCCAGTCCATTTATATGCTGGAGGGCATGGTGGCCGACACATTTGGTATCCTGCTGGAGTTTATCTACACGGGTTATCTCCAGGCCAGCGAGAAGAGTACAGAACAAATCCTGGCAACTGCTCAGTTCTTAAAAGTCTATGACCTGGTAAAGGCTTACACGGACTTTCAGAATAACCATAGCTCTCCAAAGCCAGCGACGTTGAACACAGCTGGTGCTCCAGTGGTGGTTATTTCTAATAAGAAAAATGATCCGCCGAAGCGGAAACGGGGAAGACCAAGAAAAGTCAACAGTTTGCAAGACGGGAAATCGGAACTGGCTGCGGAGGAAGAAATACAGCTGAGAGTGAACAACTCAGTTCAGAACAGACAAAACTCTGTGGTTAAAGAGGGAGACAATGGGGTACTGGATGAACAGACCGTAgcgaaagaaatggaagaatctGAGCCTGCTTGTGAGCCAGGTAGAGGGGAGGGAACACCCGCTGAAAAAGATGAGAACTGTGATCCTAAGACCCAAGATGGGCAGGACCACCAGACTCGGTACAGCAAGCGGAGGATTCAGAGATCCATCAAACTGAGAGATTACAAACTTGTTGGGGATGAAGAAGATCAGGGGTCAGCCAAGAGGGTCTGTGGAAGGAGAAAGCGCCCCATTGGCCCTGAGGCCCGTTGTAAAGACTGTGGCAAAGTCTTCAAGTACAATCACTTTTTAGCAATCCACCAGAGGAGCCACACGG GGGAGCGACCTTTCAAATGTAATGAGTGTGGAAAAGGCTTTACCCAGAAGCACTCCCTGCAGGTCCACAGCCGGATTCACACAGGCGAGCGGCCATACACCTGCACTGTGTGCAGCAAGGCTCTCACCACCAAGCACTCGCTGCTGGAGCACATGAGCCTGCACTCAG GACAGAAGTCTTTTACCTGTGATCAGTGTGGAAAATATTTCAGCCAGAAAAGACAACTAAAGAGCCATTACCGAGTCCATACAG GCCACTCATTACCGGAATGCAACCACTGCCATCGCAAATTCATGGACGTGTCTCAACTAAAGAAACACCTACGAACACACACAG